The stretch of DNA CACCATTGGTGAAAACATTGGTGACCTCGGCGGGCTGGCCATTGCGTGGAAGGCATACCTGATCTCTCTCAATGGTGAGGAGCCTCCGGTCATTGATGGTCTCACCGGTGCACAGCGCTTCTTCCTCAGCTGGGCGCAGTCCTGGCAGCAGAAGGGACGAGATGAAGAAGTCATTCGTCTTCTCGCTATCGATCCCCACTCACCGAACGAATTCCGTTGCAACCAAATTGTCCGCAACATCGATGCGTTCTATGACGCATTTGATGTTCATCCAGCTGATGAGCTCTGGCTTGACGCTGATGAGCGCGTCAGTATTTGGTAGCCCTTAGTAAGATTGCTCCTTATGGCCCCCACCTCTCGTCTTGATGCTGTTATTGCTCTCGCCCAACACCGTGGCTTTGTTTTCCAAGCTGGTGAAATTTATGGCGGCTCCCGCTCCGCATGGGACTACGGCCCCTTGGGTGTTGCTCTGAAAGAGAACATCAAGAAACAGTGGTGGAACTACATGGTCCAGCGCCGAGACGATGTCGTCGGCTTGGACTCTTCGGTCATTCTTCCTCGCAAGGTTTGGGAAGCTTCTGGTCACGTTGAAGTGTTCTCCGATCCATTGGTGGAGTGCACCAGCTGCCACAAACGTCACCGTGAAGATCACCTCATAGAGGCATTCGAGGAGCGCAAGGGCCGCGCCCCAGAAGGCGGTCTCGCCGAGGTTCCCTGCCCAGATTGTGGAACCCGTGGTGCATGGACTGAACCTAAGCCTTTCTCTGGTTTGCTCAAGACTTACCTTGGTCCCGTCGCTGAAGAAGCAGGTATGCATTACCTGCGCCCCGAAACCGCACAGGGCATCTTTGTGAACTTCGCCAACGTGCTGCAAGCAGCACGGATGAAGCCACCTTTCGGTATTGGTCAGATTGGTAAGAGTTTCCGTAACGAGATCACTCCCGGAAACTTCATTTTCCGCACCCGTGAGTTCGAACAGATGGAGATGGAATTCTTCGTCGAACCTGGCACGGACGAAGAATGGCACCAGTACTGGATTGACCACCGCTTCGCGTGGTATGTCGACCTAGGAATCAACCCTGACAACTTGCGTCTGTATGAACACGCCAAAGAGAAGCTTTCTCACTACTCCAAGCGCACTGTCGATATTGAGTACCGCTTCGGTTTCCAGAGCGGTGAGTTTGGTGAGCTGGAAGGTATTGCCAACCGCACCGACTTCGATCTCAAGACCCACACCGAACACTCGGGCAAAGATCTCTCCTACTTCGACCAGACCAAGAACGAGCGCTGGACTCCTTACGTCATCGAACCTGCGGCTGGTTTGACCAGATCTTTGATGGCATTCCTGGTCGATGCCTACGTCGAGGAAGAAGTGGAAAATGCCAAGGGCGGAACGGACAAGCGCACCGTGCTCAAACTTGATCCTCGTCTTGCACCCATCAAGGCTGCTGTGCTTCCTCTGTCTCGTAATGAACAGCTATCTCCCATGGCTAAGGAGCTTGCCTCTGAGCTGCGCCAGTCCTGGAATGTTGACTTCGATGACTCAGGTGCCATCGGCCGCCGTTACCGTCGCCAGGATGAAATCGGCACGCCGTTCTGTATCACTGTTGACTTTGAATCTCTTGAGGACAAGTCAGTGACCGTTCGTCACCGTGACACCATGGCGCAGGAGCGCATCCTCATTGAGGATTTGCACATGTACCTCGCTCTTGCTCTCAAGGGTGCATAGTTCGCCCTCGTCTCATGGCAGCAGCAAAGGCTTCCTCATCACGATGTGATGTGTTGACGATTGGCAGCGACCTTGCTGCTTTCGTTGCTGCATTGGATTGTGCCCGCATTGGGCTCAAGGTTGATTTGTGGATTCCGAAAGATGCAGATTTTTCAGGACCGGCAGAGTTCTCTCACCGGGGTGGAATTGTTGCTGCGGTTCTTGATGATCTCGGCGTTGACTACGAGATTGTCATCCCCGCCACTGGTGAGGAAGAGATTTGTGGAATCCCCGCCAATCCGTTTTCCCCTGCTGTTCGCGCAGCTGTGGGGTGGTCGGGTGCCTGGAGAATCTATCTCGACCGCATTAAGCCCGTGCTGACCATAGGCAATGAAACTAATCTCGGCACACTAGTTTCCCAGCGATTGGGTAAGGCAGCACTGACCAAACTTGTGGACCCTGTGGCTACTCAGCGCTACGGCTATCTGGCACAAGACCTTTCTGTTGATGCTGTTGCGCCGGGTCTTGCGCAAGCGTTGACCCGCTGCGGATCGTTGAGCAACGCAGTGGTTGAACTCATGCTGGCCGATCGCAGAATCGTTGAACGCGTAGTTGTTCCAGGCGGTCAACAAGCAATCCTCGACGCGGTGATTTCCAAGATGGACTACTTCGCCGAAAAAGTGACGCGGGTTGCAGACCCAACCAAAAAACTGGAATCTGCTTGGAAGAAAGCAGGTGTTATTCTTGCTGACCTCGGTGACGTTTCCATTCCGGATGGCATTAATCTCGAACGTATCGCTGAGGTAGGAATTTCCTCAAAATCCCCAGGTTTAGAGAGCGCTATCCCGGCATCCCAACATGCCGCACTGGGAATGAGAAGGGTGCTTTTGAGCGACCCTGAAAAACCTCCCATTGGGACTCTCAGCTTCGAGGGATAGGCTAGAGATGCAACATATGCGATTTTCGACATATTGAACGGAAGAAATCATGAAGGGCAAGCTCCTTTTCATTGCAGGTCTCGCAATTGGCTACGTCTTTGGCACCCGTGCTGGCCGTCGACGCTACGAGCAGATTAAGTCTGCCGCCCAGAACATCTGGGAGTCAGAGCCCGTTCAGTGGTCGGTCAAGCAGGCACAGGACGCTGTCGGCGATGTCGCTGAAGAAGCACTCACCGTTGCCAAGCGTGTCATTCACCAGGTCACTGGTGAAAAGCCTGCCGCGAAGAAGGCACCTGCCAAGAAGCCAGCCGCCAAGAAAGCTCCAACCGAGTCCGCTGCAAAAATGGCCGCACCCAAAACTGAACCTAAGCCTGCCGCGAAGTAACCATGTCTGCCTCTCAACCGTCAAATAAGGAAACCTCAGAGAAGTCTCTGTTCACACTGTTGCGTGAACTGCCCGGCATCCTGATGGATCTGCTGCAGGCAGAGTTTGAACAGTTCAAGCGTGAGATGGCACGCAAGCTCAAGAATCTGGGTGTTGGAGCAATACTCATTCTTATTGCTGTGACTCTGCTGAGCTTCCTCGTGTTCACTTTGCTGCTGGCCGGTATTTTCGCGTTGGCGCTTGTCATGCCACCCTGGGCAGCAGCACTCACCGTTGCCGGCATTCTGTTGTTGATCATCATTATCTTGGTGGGAATTGCTGCCGTGCAGTTCAAGAAGGGCAGCCCCCCACTACCCACCGAAACTTTCGATAGCGTCGTTAAAGATGCTCACGCATTCAAGGGAGATGACAACAATGGCATCTAACCCTCAGCTGAAAAAGGTTTCTGAAGAAGAGTTCTATGCTGAGCCTTCCTATGTTTCAACCTTGAACAACGCTGAACTTCAAGAACACCTCAGCGCAACACGTGACAAGCTCTCGACCACTTTGGATCAGTTGGAAGACAAAGCCAATGTTCCTAAGCAACTAGGCAAGGCGAGAGATCGTCTCCAGGCACGCTTCATGGTGATGCGAGAAGAACAACCACTTCTACTTCTGGGTATTGGTGTGGGCGCCGTGGCTCTTGCCGGCGCGATCATTGCAGGCGTTATTCGTTCAGCTCGTAAATAACCACGTTTTCAGATCGACATTAATGGCCGGTCAGCGGTTTCTTCAGTTTGTTGTCTGGAGCAACACAGGAGCACAATAGAGGCGATGTCATTTACCTCTCCGATCGAGACGCGCCCACTATACGGGCATCGCGTCCTTGTACCTCGCGGTGGACCCTGGGGCGACTCTGTCGCATCAGCTCTCCGCGCTAAAGGTGCATCAGCGGTAATTGCACCCATGGTGAACTTTGCCCCAACCGATGATGCCCCTGCGCTCGATGCTGCGTTGAAGTCGTTAGCTGCCGGTGAATTTGACTGGGTCACGTTAACGAGTGCAACAACAGTGGATGTTCTCTCGGCGCACCAGGCCGTCATTCCTCCGAGCACCAAAGTTGCTTGCGTTGGTGAAACAACAGCTACCGCTTTGGCTGCTGCTGGTTACAAAGCGGACCTTGCGCCCAGCGAGGAGAACACTGCTCACGGCCTGCTCGAAGAGTGGACTGCAGCAACCGGTGGCGTGATTCCACTTCGCGTTCTTACCCTGCGTTCTCAGATTGCAGTTCCGGTTTTGACTGAAGGTTTGATTCGCATTGGCCACGACGTTCACTCTGTGGTGGCATACCGCTCAGTTGGTGTTGATGTGTCCGAGGGCGTCATCACTGATGTTCGGCAGGGGAAGTTCAGCGCCATTCTGGTGACCTCAGGTTCTGTTGCAGAACAGATCTCGCTTCAGATTGGCGAGATCCCTGAGAAGACTTTCACCGCGGCAACAGGTCCTCGCACAGCAAAAGACGCGCGTTCATTTGGTTTGCGTATTGACGCCATCGCAGATGAAATCAATATTGAATCAATGGTCGACCTTCTTGTCGACCATGCTCTGAAGACTAAGCCTTAACGTTGGCGTGCTCGTCACAGTAGACGGGCTTCTCTGCACATTCCTCGCAAACAACCATCTGTTCTCTGCAGGACTTGTCAACACAGTTCACCATGTGGTTTGACTTGGTTCCACAGCTTACGCAAGTGCCTAAAAGTT from Aurantimicrobium sp. MWH-Uga1 encodes:
- a CDS encoding DUF3618 domain-containing protein, translated to MASNPQLKKVSEEEFYAEPSYVSTLNNAELQEHLSATRDKLSTTLDQLEDKANVPKQLGKARDRLQARFMVMREEQPLLLLGIGVGAVALAGAIIAGVIRSARK
- a CDS encoding glycine--tRNA ligase, which gives rise to MAPTSRLDAVIALAQHRGFVFQAGEIYGGSRSAWDYGPLGVALKENIKKQWWNYMVQRRDDVVGLDSSVILPRKVWEASGHVEVFSDPLVECTSCHKRHREDHLIEAFEERKGRAPEGGLAEVPCPDCGTRGAWTEPKPFSGLLKTYLGPVAEEAGMHYLRPETAQGIFVNFANVLQAARMKPPFGIGQIGKSFRNEITPGNFIFRTREFEQMEMEFFVEPGTDEEWHQYWIDHRFAWYVDLGINPDNLRLYEHAKEKLSHYSKRTVDIEYRFGFQSGEFGELEGIANRTDFDLKTHTEHSGKDLSYFDQTKNERWTPYVIEPAAGLTRSLMAFLVDAYVEEEVENAKGGTDKRTVLKLDPRLAPIKAAVLPLSRNEQLSPMAKELASELRQSWNVDFDDSGAIGRRYRRQDEIGTPFCITVDFESLEDKSVTVRHRDTMAQERILIEDLHMYLALALKGA
- a CDS encoding uroporphyrinogen-III synthase, whose translation is MSFTSPIETRPLYGHRVLVPRGGPWGDSVASALRAKGASAVIAPMVNFAPTDDAPALDAALKSLAAGEFDWVTLTSATTVDVLSAHQAVIPPSTKVACVGETTATALAAAGYKADLAPSEENTAHGLLEEWTAATGGVIPLRVLTLRSQIAVPVLTEGLIRIGHDVHSVVAYRSVGVDVSEGVITDVRQGKFSAILVTSGSVAEQISLQIGEIPEKTFTAATGPRTAKDARSFGLRIDAIADEINIESMVDLLVDHALKTKP
- a CDS encoding YtxH domain-containing protein, producing the protein MKGKLLFIAGLAIGYVFGTRAGRRRYEQIKSAAQNIWESEPVQWSVKQAQDAVGDVAEEALTVAKRVIHQVTGEKPAAKKAPAKKPAAKKAPTESAAKMAAPKTEPKPAAK
- a CDS encoding phage holin family protein, whose protein sequence is MSASQPSNKETSEKSLFTLLRELPGILMDLLQAEFEQFKREMARKLKNLGVGAILILIAVTLLSFLVFTLLLAGIFALALVMPPWAAALTVAGILLLIIIILVGIAAVQFKKGSPPLPTETFDSVVKDAHAFKGDDNNGI